One window of the Gambusia affinis linkage group LG01, SWU_Gaff_1.0, whole genome shotgun sequence genome contains the following:
- the zgc:56699 gene encoding gametocyte-specific factor 1, with translation MASIKFGTSTSPCKVASEEGAKEVENYDSRGNCDPDKLLQCPFDKNHQIRSCRFPYHLIKCRKNHPKLASELKTCPFNARHLVPKHELAHHTETCEDRISVDTEDVGSRNGHVGWDVPVNTWVNPNMTEDWDKEADNVQTPFVWGVSSKLNQILAARPSNNLSSNFRAPSTLPWPNYEL, from the exons ATGGCCTCCATAAAATTCGGAACCAGCACTAGTCCATGCAAGGTGGCCTCTGAAGAGGGGGCAAAAGAGGTCGAAAATTATG ATAGCAGGGGAAACTGTGATCCAGACAAACTTCTACAGTGTCCTTTTGACAAAAACCACCAAATCCGCTCCTGCCGCTTCCCATATCACCTAATTAAGTGCAGAAAG AATCACCCAAAACTGGCCAGTGAACTGAAAACTTGCCCATTTAATGCTCGCCACCTGGTTCCCAAGCATGAGCTTGCTCACCACACAGAGACCTGTGAGGACAGGATATCTGTGGACACTGAAGATG TTGGAAGCAGAAATGGCCATGTTGGCTGGGATGTTCCAGTCAACACTTGGGTCAACCCAAACATGACTGAGGACTGGGATAAAG AGGCAGATAATGTTCAAACTCCATTTGTGTGGGGTGTAAGCTCCAAGTTGAACCAAAT ATTGGCCGCCAGACCCAGTAACAACCTTAGTTCAAACTTCAGAGCTCCCAGTACGCTGCCATGGCCCAATTACGAGCTGTAA
- the nr4a1 gene encoding nuclear receptor subfamily 4 group A member 1, whose product MTCIHPQHGSQLYENSMSSLESQGAEITSWLDMSSPQHLSASSLPSAAQVLRAPAEDYEAYSCQFTTAPAVTSPSQQEGQYNMEDLQIYGCYPGPLMLNYPGEAMSPSGSDYYGSPATASSPSTPGFQSQPASNWDSVFGTYSASPECWMTKDISGPNASTLFPFGSGHLEDMPHFGTSLLQEQELFALAHPLQSGLTFPTAVREPGFGLHGNEQLDASLSPKLKRGNEGDCAVCGDHASCQHYGVRTCEGCKGFFKRTVQKNSRYVCNANKDCPVDKRRRNRCQFCRFQKCLAVGMVKEVVRTDSLKGRRGRLPSKPKVVQDTPAPVSPVNMIASLVRAQTESNPSIGALDYSKYVEQKFSTDQKEDVSNVKHFYDLLTASFEAIRKWVKDIPGFSSFCLEDQELLLECAFIELFILRLAYRSNPETGELIFCNGTVLHKTQCVRSFGEWIDSILEFSQSLHCMKLDEESFACLTALVIITDRFGLKEPKRVEDFQNQLISCLKNHMSAFGSESLPPNYLSRLLGKLPDLRTLSTQGRQRILYLKLSDLVPQPPIVEKIFMDTLLF is encoded by the exons ATGACTTGCATACATCCCCAGCACGGATCTCAGCTCTATGAGAACAGCATGAGCAGCTTGGAGTCTCAGGGCGCAGAAATCACCTCTTGGCTGGATATGAGCAGCCCGCAGCACCTTTCCGCCTCTTCCCTGCCGAGTGCCGCTCAGGTGCTGCGTGCGCCCGCTGAGGACTACGAAGCCTACTCCTGCCAGTTCACTACAGCCCCAGCAGTCACGTCTCCCTCGCAGCAGGAGGGACAGTACAACATGGAGGATCTACAAATCTACGGCTGCTACCCAGGGCCGCTTATGCTGAACTATCCAGGGGAGGCCATGTCTCCCAGTGGATCGGATTATTACGGCAGCCCTGCCACAGCTTCGTCCCCTTCCACGCCCGGATTTCAGAGCCAGCCTGCGTCCAACTGGGATTCAGTTTTTGGGACATATTCGGCCAGTCCTGAATGTTGGATGACCAAGGACATCTCAGGACCAAACGCATCCACTTTATTTCCATTCGGCTCCGGGCACCTGGAGGACATGCCTCATTTTGGGACGTCGCTTTTGCAAGAGCAGGAACTTTTTGCTTTAGCTCACCCTCTTCAGTCCGGACTGACCTTCCCGACCGCGGTGAGGGAGCCGGGGTTCGGCCTTCATGGCAACGAACAGCTGGACGCCAGTTTATCGCCCAAACTGAAACGTGGAAATGAGGGCGACTGCGCTGTGTGTGGAGACCATGCTTCCTGTCAGCACTACGGCGTTCGCACCTGTGAGGGATGTAAAGGCTTTTTCAAG CGAACAGTGCAGAAAAACTCCAGATACGTTTGCAATGCCAACAAAGACTGTCCTGTGGACAAGAGGAGGCGCAATCGGTGCCAGTTCTGCCGCTTCCAGAAGTGCCTCGCTGTGGGGATGGTGAAGGAAG TTGTGAGAACAGACAGCCTGAAAGGTCGTAGAGGTCGTCTACCTTCAAAGCCTAAAGTGGTTCAGGACACGCCTGCACCAGTATCCCCAGTAAACATGATTGCTTCTCTGGTTCGAGCCCAAACGGAGTCAAACCCCAGCATCGGTGCTCTAGATTACTCTAAG TACGTTGAGCAGAAATTCAGCACGGACCAGAAGGAAGACGTCAGTAATGTCAAGCACTTTTACGACCTCCTCACAGCGTCTTTCGAGGCCATCAGGAAATGGGTGAAGGACATCCCTGGTTTCTCCAGTTTCTGTCTTGAGGACCAGGAACTTCTGCTGGAATGTGCTTTCATTGAACTCTTCATTCTGCGTCTGGCTTATCG gTCAAACCCTGAGACGGGTGAACTCATCTTCTGCAACGGCACCGTACTTCACAAAACACAGTGTGTTCGAAGCTTCGGGGAATGGATCGACTCCATCCTGGAGTTTTCTCAAAGTCTTCACTGCATGAAGTTAGATGAGGAGTCCTTCGCCTGCCTCACAGCCTTGGTCATAATCACTG ATCGTTTTGGTCTAAAGGAGCCCAAACGTGTGGAGGATTTTCAGAACCAGCTCATCAGCTGCCTTAAAAACCACATGTCTGCCTTTGGCTCCGAGTCCTTGCCGCCCAATTACTTGTCCCGACTTCTTGGGAAGCTGCCTGACCTCAGGACTTTGAGCACCCAGGGACGTCAGCGTATATTGTACCTGAAACTGTCAGATCTTGTTCCCCAGCCTCCGATTGTGGAAAAGATCTTTATGGACACgctattgttttaa